The proteins below come from a single Carassius carassius chromosome 11, fCarCar2.1, whole genome shotgun sequence genomic window:
- the LOC132152710 gene encoding A-kinase anchor protein 11-like isoform X2, translating to MDACARIRGVPLKSSATMKKETIREGSNLCLKSLLKHKKELCNVVVELHNKEAQCLSEVHYIWLPSHVEGEDFTLQTLTSLSTEMMELLRSLHVHTLKDEEILLLKDPKRPFERKDSVSQACSRVLCILRHNPNPQNSVCSLLGLLARYTAGIRYALELKVLQRGTSEACQAEDDDTNQSVSSIEEDFVTAFEHLEEEDTGAHSQRNQRDVASQTVPSHLRDVSGSRIIISSIQRKSLPKEKAASKVSETVLKSTTWPASSESSYALSSLPKGRATSTSLTESDESDCSSPSPIIFLDEVGYQKSLKAKLDIPKIPVLKNGVEDSDSEVSEFFDSFDQFDELDQSFDSNIKVLKEQPLPGQTEKHVDNSGCKFLSRGCSTTAMNPHKFDHRTLPANVKKPTPLKPGSPYSIHSDSPDSPWPVRTPCEESGPLFSPVRSSAFSPLGEGGSLEYFWKADEDGSELRKPQDLCSLYKTYSDFANNLSKEILGSVCGYSSPVDFNINKNLSCVCHKEFKNTNGHLMKLSDIQETVTITKSQSQSLKDGIQKFATDLVEMSLGSAFKDLQKGVSSCTTTLCHLAARLTSSVFQMAFHEIGMRHAYVLKERAVNGLASFLVGEAISGALTEFLFVKKQIFNNTVTRFAADLAEELVFEGIMEVSQFSHPSTPLTPSDWSFEQEEEVVSSYASDLSESVLQEAFIELSQSDVTFTTQAAISVSLDNICYASAEDSSVITKTCSAQTSYLGSQSAVEAADQEQDVCTVKKALYCVSGMASCVPVPVAGKVIAHVYNTDEPSPYKSSIGHVCQTIPKRTICCQGEVASSTSDTSEATQTESSPGPARIQGVSDEEVIGNPSIETDSGKPSIGKTFQNFSGNMVDTIVGEVFDLMHSSTKVKKKVEDCADFLSKTIAARISTPSHGSGNSHDVSTERVPSQIPFHLMSKGSCDPSSRSVRPVSRLTQEIRSVVRMDTLEVPTFEVASCGGRKVGTDDFSSSNSGTKSSEIPSTPPSSPQQPSDEYSEKQIRQFSKKLKGTLAKEFSPATPPSTPYYPPAADTKEEGSVSDKADFMLKLIRSLSEEAVSNEDQEEDQEDGPHSRNCQAELSPNVRNKMIERSALHYAERLACHIVSMATEMDTLNFGDVKKPVGEESKGSVALHSAQFSEQTLNSLWTYAGEVAGEVINDVKKMMSSSHCRHKIIKRGSVNSAEKRQSGDGLLGNLTCQWPGDVQVSGTSSWMSSEYPSCESVSDEYAGYLIKVLKKEGGNRELILDQYATRLAYQSIKSGLAHAARKMKQRSPLRLHSSRRLHNDRNPDVSQIPISKSTHTALTDGKDGFSCESLPCACQDGQDLSSNEYVELVNFAESLAYNITCDVTRKLRMSSVRLPKSLTDSCLYRKSTIEDMPENLIKNTFSCSLLTCTETNRLYRSTRSLNDGKNNNGVMQVIEHYARKIVDDTLEITLGPACVQAAGDRRALDRNSFTEKLAEAYEACRYCQGRDCLFCCRDGRRGFQGVKIRRQQESDAVTGLEIPRIHIDLEKRAAIAEEMVSSAIEKAKKELSCTSLNADSGIGHDGASFAESLTTEIMTSALSNVCQTVNLGTSRRQGVNVTESTVSQQLSLSVGDDSLGSWSNLSFEEDHPDESSSFHHLSDSDGTEEKEAEAKEDSGGAVRVEREHGLAERALLVVSTDVQGRAVDPQMTAVLQWIAASMADLSLMQLSQFSAQELQQLPAVAQRLREREFRVGDLLQALLRYLEERRSEEELGDTRNGHKSLFQWLLEKL from the exons ATGGACGCATGTGCACGGATCAGAGGGGTCCCGTTAAAGAGCAGTGCCACTATGAAGAAAGAG ACCATCCGTGAGGGCTCAAACCTGTGCCTGAAGAGTCTGTTGAAACACAAGAAGGAGCTGTGCAATGTGGTAGTGGAGCTGCATAATAAGGAAGCACAGTGTCTGTCAGAA GTACATTACATATGGCTACCTAGTCACGTTGAGGGGGAAGATTTTACTCTACAG ACTCTGACGTCCCTTTCCACTGAGATGATGGAGTTGCTTAGATCACTACATGTACATACCCTTAAGGATGAAGAGATTCTCCTTCTCAAAGACCCAAAAAGGCCATTTGAGAGAAAAGATAGTGTTTCTCAG gCCTGTTCAAGAGTCTTGTGCATTTTGAGACATAACCCCAACCCTCAGAATAGTGTTTGCAGCCTGCTGGGGTTGTTGGCTCGATACACCGCTGGGATAAGGTATGCACTGGAGTTAAAGGTTTTGCAGAGGGGCACCTCAGAAGCATGCCAAGCTGAGGATGATGACACCAATCAATCTGTCTCTTCTATTGAAGAGGACTTTGTTACTGCTTTTGAGCATCTTGAAGAGGAGGATACAG GTGCCCATAGTCAGAGGAATCAAAGGGATGTGGCATCGCAGACTGTTCCCTCTCATTTAAGAGACGTATCTGGATCTCGGATTATTATAAGTTCAATACAGAGGAAGTCGTTGCCCAAAGAAAAGGCTGCTTCAAAAGTGTCAGAAACcgtcctgaagtcaacaacatgGCCCGCAAGTTCAGAGAGCTCGTATGCACTTAGCAGTCTTCCAAAGGGACGTGCTACTTCCACATCCCTCACAGAGTCAGATGAGTCAGACTGCTCAAGTCCCAGCCCTATTATATTCCTGGATGAAGTTGGATATCAGAAGAGTCTTAAGGCAAAACTTGACATTCCCAAGATCCCTGTTTTAAAGAATGGAGTAGAAGACTCTGACTCAGAAGTCAGTGAATTTTTCGACAGCTTTGATCAGTTTGATGAACTAGACCAGTCTTTTGATTCGAACATCAAGGTCCTTAAAGAACAGCCCCTCCCTGGTCAAACAGAGAAGCATGTTGACAACTCTGGTTGTAAATTTCTATCAAGGGGGTGCTCGACCACAGCAATGAACCCTCACAAGTTTGATCATAGGACTCTTCCAGCCAATGTCAAGAAACCAACTCCACTTAAACCAGGATCACCTTACAGTATTCACTCTGATTCACCAGATTCCCCATGGCCTGTGAGGACTCCCTGTGAGGAAAGCGGGCCACTCTTCAGTCCAGTTCGTTCATCTGCATTTAGCCCACTGGGAGAAGGAGGCTCCTTAGAGTATTTTTGGAAGGCAGATGAAGATGGCTCAGAATTACGTAAACCACAGGACCTTTGCTCACTGTACAAAACGTACTCTGATTTTGCCAACAACCTGTCAAAAGAAATCCTTGGATCAGTCTGTGGGTACTCCTCCCCTGttgattttaacattaataagAACTTGAGCTGTGTGTGTCATAAGGAGTTCAAAAACACTAATGGGCATCTAATGAAGCTTTCAGACATCCAGGAGACAGTCACCATCACCAAATCCCAATCACAGTCTCTTAAGGATGGGATTCAGAAGTTTGCTACAGACTTGGTTGAAATGAGCCTTGGAAGTGCCTTTAAGGATTTACAGAAAGGTGTGTCCTCTTGTACCACTACACTTTGCCATTTGGCTGCAAGGCTGACTTCTTCAGTATTTCAAATGGCCTTTCATGAGATAGGTATGCGCCATGCATATGTGTTAAAAGAACGTGCCGTAAATGGTCTAGCCAGTTTCCTAGTAGGGGAAGCCATTTCTGGAGCCCTCACAGAGTTTCTCTTTGTGAAAAAGCAGATTTTCAACAATACCGTCACACGGTTTGCTGCGGATCTGGCTGAGGAATTAGTGTTTGAAGGTATTATGGAGGTTAGCCAGTTTTCACATCCATCAACTCCACTCACACCAAGTGACTGGTCATTTGAGCAAGAGGAAGAAGTGGTTTCTTCCTATGCCTCTGACCTGTCAGAGTCTGTTCTCCAAGAGGCTTTTATAGAGCTCTCACAATCTGATGTGACTTTCACTACACAGGCAGCTATCAGTGTGTCGTTAGACAACATTTGCTATGCGAGTGCTGAAGATAGTTCTGTCATCACAAAAACCTGCAGTGCCCAAACTAGCTATCTTGGATCTCAGTCTGCCGTTGAGGCTGCAGATCAAGAGCAGGATGTTTGCACAGTGAAGAAAGCTTTGTATTGTGTGTCAGGTATGGCCAGTTGTGTTCCAGTTCCTGTAGCTGGCAAGGTCATAGCCCATGTGTACAACACAGATGAACCTTCTCCTTATAAATCCAGTATTGGTCACGTATGTCAGACCATTCCTAAAAGAACCATTTGTTGCCAAGGGGAAGTGGCATCCTCAACCTCTGATACCTCTGAAGCAACTCAGACTGAGTCATCACCAGGTCCTGCAAGAATCCAGGGTGTCAGTGATGAGGAAGTTATTGGCAATCCATCCATCGAAACTGATTCTGGCAAACCCTCGATTGGAAAGACTTTTCAGAACTTTTCTGGGAATATGGTGGACACTATAGTAGGTGAGGTGTTTGATCTTATGCATTCTTCAACAAAAGTGAAGAAGAAAGTAGAGGATTGTGCAGACTTTTTGAGCAAAACAATAGCAGCTCGCATATCTACTCCAAGCCATGGAAGTGGTAATTCACATGATGTATCGACTGAGAGAGTTCCCTCTCAGATTCCCTTTCACTTGATGTCAAAAGGCTCTTGTGACCCATCCTCCAGAAGTGTACGCCCAGTCTCCAGGCTCACACAAGAGATCCGTTCTGTCGTTAGAATGGACACATTGGAAGTACCCACTTTTGAAGTTGCCTCATGTGGAGGTAGAAAAGTCGGTACAGATGATTTTTCAAGCAGCAACTCTGGAACAAAATCATCTGAAATCCCTAGCACTCCACCctcaagtcctcagcagccatcAGACGAGTACAGTGAAAAACAGATCAGACAGTTTTCGAAGAAGCTCAAAGGAACACTTGCAAAAGAATTTTCTCCTGCGACTCCTCCATCGACCCCTTATTACCCACCTGCCGCCGACACCAAAGAAGAAGGTTCTGTTTCAGACAAGGCCGATTTCATGCTGAAACTCATTAGGTCCCTCTCTGAAGAAGCTGTCAGCAATGAAGATCAGGAGGAGGACCAGGAAGATGGCCCTCACTCTAGAAACTGCCAGGCAGAATTGAGTCCCAATGTCAGAAACAAAATGATCGAGAGGAGTGCGCTCCATTATGCAGAGCGTTTAGCATGCCACATTGTTTCTATGGCCACCGAGATGGACACACTAAACTTCGGAGATGTGAAGAAGCCAGTGGGTGAAGAAAGCAAAGGCAGTGTTGCCTTGCATAGTGCACAGTTCTCAGAGCAGACTTTAAATTCTTTGTGGACATACGCAGGAGAAGTGGCTGGAGAAGTCATCAATGACGTCAAGAAGATGATGAGTTCAAGTCACTGTCGTCACAAAATTATAAAAAGAGGATCTGTGAACTCTGCAGAAAAACGTCAGAGTGGAGACGGCCTTTTGGGAAATCTGACTTGTCAGTGGCCTGGTGACGTCCAAGTGAGTGGCACTTCAAGTTGGATGTCATCAGAGTATCCAAGTTGCGAGAGTGTCAGTGATGAATATGCAGGATACCTCATTAAGGTGCTCAAGAAAGAGGGAGGCAACCGAGAGCTCATATTGGATCAGTACGCCACTCGCTTGGCATATCAATCTATTAAATCTGGCCTGGCTCATGCAGCTCGAAAAATGAAGCAGAGATCTCCTTTGAGGCTTCACTCATCTAGGCGTTTACACAACGATCGTAATCCTGATGTTTCCCAAATTCCCATATCCAAGTCAACCCACACTGCACTTACTGATGGAAAAGATGGATTCTCTTGTGAATCTCTGCCATGTGCTTGTCAAGACGGTCAAGACCTGAGCAGTAATGAATATGTAGAACTTGTGAACTTTGCAGAGTCGCTGGCCTACAACATCACATGTGACGTAACGAGAAAGCTGAGAATGAGCTCAGTTAGACTGCCAAAATCGCTTACTGATTCTTGCCTCTACAGGAAATCCACTATTGAGGACATGCCGGAAAAtctcatcaaaaatacattttcatgctCTCTTTTAACTTGCACCGAAACTAACAGGCTCTACCGTAGTACACGCAGCTTAAATGATGGCAAAAACAACAATGGTGTAATGCAAGTGATTGAACATTATGCCAGAAAAATTGTTGATGACACTTTGGAAATAACGCTGGGTCCAGCATGTGTTCAGGCAGCGGGGGACAGGAGGGCACTTGATCGCAATTCCTTCACAGAAAAGCTGGCTGAGGCATATGAAGCCTGTCGATACTGCCAAGGTCGAGATTGCCTGTTTTGCTGTAGAGACGGTCGTCGTGGTTTCCAGGGAGTGAAAATAAGAAGGCAACAAGAATCAGATGCAGTGACTGGACTGGAAATCCCTAGAATACACATTGATTTGGAAAAAAGAGCAGCTATTGCTGAAGAAATGGTGTCCAGTGCCATCGAGAAAGCCAAAAAGGAACTGAGCTGCACCAGTCTGAATGCAGACAGTGGGATCGGTCATGATGGCGCAAGCTTTGCAGAAAGTCTCACCACAGAAATTATGACATCCGCATTGTCCAACGTCTGCCAAACCGTCAATCTTGG TACCTCCAGAAGACAAGGCGTCAATGTGACGGAGTCAACGGTGAGTCAGCAGCTCAGTTTAAGTGTTGGTGATGACAGTCTCGGTAGTTGGTCCAATCTGAGTTTTGAAGAAGACCACCCAGATGAGAGCAGCAGCTTTCACCATCTAAGTGACAG TGACGGCACTGAAGAGAAGGAAGCTGAGGCCAAAGAGGATTCAGGCG GAGCGGTGCGAGTGGAGAGGGAACATGGGCTGGCAGAAAGAGCTCTGCTGGTGGTCAGTACAGACGTCCAGGGTCGAGCTGTGGACCCCCAGATGACGGCTGTGCTCCAGTGGATCGCTGCTTCTATGGCTGATCTGTCTTTAATGCAGCTGAGCCAGTTCTCAGCCCAGGAGCTGCAGCAG CTGCCGGCCGTAGCGCAGAGGCTGAGGGAGAGAGAGTTCAGGGTCGGTGACCTCCTCCAGGCTCTTCTGAGATATCTTGAAGAACGTCGCTCTGAGGAAGAGCTCGGGGACACAAGAAACGGCCACAAGAGCCTCTTCCAGTGGCTTCTGGAAAAACTGTAA
- the LOC132152710 gene encoding A-kinase anchor protein 11-like isoform X1 has translation MDACARIRGVPLKSSATMKKETIREGSNLCLKSLLKHKKELCNVVVELHNKEAQCLSEVHYIWLPSHVEGEDFTLQTLTSLSTEMMELLRSLHVHTLKDEEILLLKDPKRPFERKDSVSQACSRVLCILRHNPNPQNSVCSLLGLLARYTAGIRYALELKVLQRGTSEACQAEDDDTNQSVSSIEEDFVTAFEHLEEEDTGAHSQRNQRDVASQTVPSHLRDVSGSRIIISSIQRKSLPKEKAASKVSETVLKSTTWPASSESSYALSSLPKGRATSTSLTESDESDCSSPSPIIFLDEVGYQKSLKAKLDIPKIPVLKNGVEDSDSEVSEFFDSFDQFDELDQSFDSNIKVLKEQPLPGQTEKHVDNSGCKFLSRGCSTTAMNPHKFDHRTLPANVKKPTPLKPGSPYSIHSDSPDSPWPVRTPCEESGPLFSPVRSSAFSPLGEGGSLEYFWKADEDGSELRKPQDLCSLYKTYSDFANNLSKEILGSVCGYSSPVDFNINKNLSCVCHKEFKNTNGHLMKLSDIQETVTITKSQSQSLKDGIQKFATDLVEMSLGSAFKDLQKGVSSCTTTLCHLAARLTSSVFQMAFHEIGMRHAYVLKERAVNGLASFLVGEAISGALTEFLFVKKQIFNNTVTRFAADLAEELVFEGIMEVSQFSHPSTPLTPSDWSFEQEEEVVSSYASDLSESVLQEAFIELSQSDVTFTTQAAISVSLDNICYASAEDSSVITKTCSAQTSYLGSQSAVEAADQEQDVCTVKKALYCVSGMASCVPVPVAGKVIAHVYNTDEPSPYKSSIGHVCQTIPKRTICCQGEVASSTSDTSEATQTESSPGPARIQGVSDEEVIGNPSIETDSGKPSIGKTFQNFSGNMVDTIVGEVFDLMHSSTKVKKKVEDCADFLSKTIAARISTPSHGSGNSHDVSTERVPSQIPFHLMSKGSCDPSSRSVRPVSRLTQEIRSVVRMDTLEVPTFEVASCGGRKVGTDDFSSSNSGTKSSEIPSTPPSSPQQPSDEYSEKQIRQFSKKLKGTLAKEFSPATPPSTPYYPPAADTKEEGSVSDKADFMLKLIRSLSEEAVSNEDQEEDQEDGPHSRNCQAELSPNVRNKMIERSALHYAERLACHIVSMATEMDTLNFGDVKKPVGEESKGSVALHSAQFSEQTLNSLWTYAGEVAGEVINDVKKMMSSSHCRHKIIKRGSVNSAEKRQSGDGLLGNLTCQWPGDVQVSGTSSWMSSEYPSCESVSDEYAGYLIKVLKKEGGNRELILDQYATRLAYQSIKSGLAHAARKMKQRSPLRLHSSRRLHNDRNPDVSQIPISKSTHTALTDGKDGFSCESLPCACQDGQDLSSNEYVELVNFAESLAYNITCDVTRKLRMSSVRLPKSLTDSCLYRKSTIEDMPENLIKNTFSCSLLTCTETNRLYRSTRSLNDGKNNNGVMQVIEHYARKIVDDTLEITLGPACVQAAGDRRALDRNSFTEKLAEAYEACRYCQGRDCLFCCRDGRRGFQGVKIRRQQESDAVTGLEIPRIHIDLEKRAAIAEEMVSSAIEKAKKELSCTSLNADSGIGHDGASFAESLTTEIMTSALSNVCQTVNLGTSRRQGVNVTESTVSQQLSLSVGDDSLGSWSNLSFEEDHPDESSSFHHLSDSNGNSSSWSSLGLEGEVYEEHLSFSPSDSDGTEEKEAEAKEDSGGAVRVEREHGLAERALLVVSTDVQGRAVDPQMTAVLQWIAASMADLSLMQLSQFSAQELQQLPAVAQRLREREFRVGDLLQALLRYLEERRSEEELGDTRNGHKSLFQWLLEKL, from the exons ATGGACGCATGTGCACGGATCAGAGGGGTCCCGTTAAAGAGCAGTGCCACTATGAAGAAAGAG ACCATCCGTGAGGGCTCAAACCTGTGCCTGAAGAGTCTGTTGAAACACAAGAAGGAGCTGTGCAATGTGGTAGTGGAGCTGCATAATAAGGAAGCACAGTGTCTGTCAGAA GTACATTACATATGGCTACCTAGTCACGTTGAGGGGGAAGATTTTACTCTACAG ACTCTGACGTCCCTTTCCACTGAGATGATGGAGTTGCTTAGATCACTACATGTACATACCCTTAAGGATGAAGAGATTCTCCTTCTCAAAGACCCAAAAAGGCCATTTGAGAGAAAAGATAGTGTTTCTCAG gCCTGTTCAAGAGTCTTGTGCATTTTGAGACATAACCCCAACCCTCAGAATAGTGTTTGCAGCCTGCTGGGGTTGTTGGCTCGATACACCGCTGGGATAAGGTATGCACTGGAGTTAAAGGTTTTGCAGAGGGGCACCTCAGAAGCATGCCAAGCTGAGGATGATGACACCAATCAATCTGTCTCTTCTATTGAAGAGGACTTTGTTACTGCTTTTGAGCATCTTGAAGAGGAGGATACAG GTGCCCATAGTCAGAGGAATCAAAGGGATGTGGCATCGCAGACTGTTCCCTCTCATTTAAGAGACGTATCTGGATCTCGGATTATTATAAGTTCAATACAGAGGAAGTCGTTGCCCAAAGAAAAGGCTGCTTCAAAAGTGTCAGAAACcgtcctgaagtcaacaacatgGCCCGCAAGTTCAGAGAGCTCGTATGCACTTAGCAGTCTTCCAAAGGGACGTGCTACTTCCACATCCCTCACAGAGTCAGATGAGTCAGACTGCTCAAGTCCCAGCCCTATTATATTCCTGGATGAAGTTGGATATCAGAAGAGTCTTAAGGCAAAACTTGACATTCCCAAGATCCCTGTTTTAAAGAATGGAGTAGAAGACTCTGACTCAGAAGTCAGTGAATTTTTCGACAGCTTTGATCAGTTTGATGAACTAGACCAGTCTTTTGATTCGAACATCAAGGTCCTTAAAGAACAGCCCCTCCCTGGTCAAACAGAGAAGCATGTTGACAACTCTGGTTGTAAATTTCTATCAAGGGGGTGCTCGACCACAGCAATGAACCCTCACAAGTTTGATCATAGGACTCTTCCAGCCAATGTCAAGAAACCAACTCCACTTAAACCAGGATCACCTTACAGTATTCACTCTGATTCACCAGATTCCCCATGGCCTGTGAGGACTCCCTGTGAGGAAAGCGGGCCACTCTTCAGTCCAGTTCGTTCATCTGCATTTAGCCCACTGGGAGAAGGAGGCTCCTTAGAGTATTTTTGGAAGGCAGATGAAGATGGCTCAGAATTACGTAAACCACAGGACCTTTGCTCACTGTACAAAACGTACTCTGATTTTGCCAACAACCTGTCAAAAGAAATCCTTGGATCAGTCTGTGGGTACTCCTCCCCTGttgattttaacattaataagAACTTGAGCTGTGTGTGTCATAAGGAGTTCAAAAACACTAATGGGCATCTAATGAAGCTTTCAGACATCCAGGAGACAGTCACCATCACCAAATCCCAATCACAGTCTCTTAAGGATGGGATTCAGAAGTTTGCTACAGACTTGGTTGAAATGAGCCTTGGAAGTGCCTTTAAGGATTTACAGAAAGGTGTGTCCTCTTGTACCACTACACTTTGCCATTTGGCTGCAAGGCTGACTTCTTCAGTATTTCAAATGGCCTTTCATGAGATAGGTATGCGCCATGCATATGTGTTAAAAGAACGTGCCGTAAATGGTCTAGCCAGTTTCCTAGTAGGGGAAGCCATTTCTGGAGCCCTCACAGAGTTTCTCTTTGTGAAAAAGCAGATTTTCAACAATACCGTCACACGGTTTGCTGCGGATCTGGCTGAGGAATTAGTGTTTGAAGGTATTATGGAGGTTAGCCAGTTTTCACATCCATCAACTCCACTCACACCAAGTGACTGGTCATTTGAGCAAGAGGAAGAAGTGGTTTCTTCCTATGCCTCTGACCTGTCAGAGTCTGTTCTCCAAGAGGCTTTTATAGAGCTCTCACAATCTGATGTGACTTTCACTACACAGGCAGCTATCAGTGTGTCGTTAGACAACATTTGCTATGCGAGTGCTGAAGATAGTTCTGTCATCACAAAAACCTGCAGTGCCCAAACTAGCTATCTTGGATCTCAGTCTGCCGTTGAGGCTGCAGATCAAGAGCAGGATGTTTGCACAGTGAAGAAAGCTTTGTATTGTGTGTCAGGTATGGCCAGTTGTGTTCCAGTTCCTGTAGCTGGCAAGGTCATAGCCCATGTGTACAACACAGATGAACCTTCTCCTTATAAATCCAGTATTGGTCACGTATGTCAGACCATTCCTAAAAGAACCATTTGTTGCCAAGGGGAAGTGGCATCCTCAACCTCTGATACCTCTGAAGCAACTCAGACTGAGTCATCACCAGGTCCTGCAAGAATCCAGGGTGTCAGTGATGAGGAAGTTATTGGCAATCCATCCATCGAAACTGATTCTGGCAAACCCTCGATTGGAAAGACTTTTCAGAACTTTTCTGGGAATATGGTGGACACTATAGTAGGTGAGGTGTTTGATCTTATGCATTCTTCAACAAAAGTGAAGAAGAAAGTAGAGGATTGTGCAGACTTTTTGAGCAAAACAATAGCAGCTCGCATATCTACTCCAAGCCATGGAAGTGGTAATTCACATGATGTATCGACTGAGAGAGTTCCCTCTCAGATTCCCTTTCACTTGATGTCAAAAGGCTCTTGTGACCCATCCTCCAGAAGTGTACGCCCAGTCTCCAGGCTCACACAAGAGATCCGTTCTGTCGTTAGAATGGACACATTGGAAGTACCCACTTTTGAAGTTGCCTCATGTGGAGGTAGAAAAGTCGGTACAGATGATTTTTCAAGCAGCAACTCTGGAACAAAATCATCTGAAATCCCTAGCACTCCACCctcaagtcctcagcagccatcAGACGAGTACAGTGAAAAACAGATCAGACAGTTTTCGAAGAAGCTCAAAGGAACACTTGCAAAAGAATTTTCTCCTGCGACTCCTCCATCGACCCCTTATTACCCACCTGCCGCCGACACCAAAGAAGAAGGTTCTGTTTCAGACAAGGCCGATTTCATGCTGAAACTCATTAGGTCCCTCTCTGAAGAAGCTGTCAGCAATGAAGATCAGGAGGAGGACCAGGAAGATGGCCCTCACTCTAGAAACTGCCAGGCAGAATTGAGTCCCAATGTCAGAAACAAAATGATCGAGAGGAGTGCGCTCCATTATGCAGAGCGTTTAGCATGCCACATTGTTTCTATGGCCACCGAGATGGACACACTAAACTTCGGAGATGTGAAGAAGCCAGTGGGTGAAGAAAGCAAAGGCAGTGTTGCCTTGCATAGTGCACAGTTCTCAGAGCAGACTTTAAATTCTTTGTGGACATACGCAGGAGAAGTGGCTGGAGAAGTCATCAATGACGTCAAGAAGATGATGAGTTCAAGTCACTGTCGTCACAAAATTATAAAAAGAGGATCTGTGAACTCTGCAGAAAAACGTCAGAGTGGAGACGGCCTTTTGGGAAATCTGACTTGTCAGTGGCCTGGTGACGTCCAAGTGAGTGGCACTTCAAGTTGGATGTCATCAGAGTATCCAAGTTGCGAGAGTGTCAGTGATGAATATGCAGGATACCTCATTAAGGTGCTCAAGAAAGAGGGAGGCAACCGAGAGCTCATATTGGATCAGTACGCCACTCGCTTGGCATATCAATCTATTAAATCTGGCCTGGCTCATGCAGCTCGAAAAATGAAGCAGAGATCTCCTTTGAGGCTTCACTCATCTAGGCGTTTACACAACGATCGTAATCCTGATGTTTCCCAAATTCCCATATCCAAGTCAACCCACACTGCACTTACTGATGGAAAAGATGGATTCTCTTGTGAATCTCTGCCATGTGCTTGTCAAGACGGTCAAGACCTGAGCAGTAATGAATATGTAGAACTTGTGAACTTTGCAGAGTCGCTGGCCTACAACATCACATGTGACGTAACGAGAAAGCTGAGAATGAGCTCAGTTAGACTGCCAAAATCGCTTACTGATTCTTGCCTCTACAGGAAATCCACTATTGAGGACATGCCGGAAAAtctcatcaaaaatacattttcatgctCTCTTTTAACTTGCACCGAAACTAACAGGCTCTACCGTAGTACACGCAGCTTAAATGATGGCAAAAACAACAATGGTGTAATGCAAGTGATTGAACATTATGCCAGAAAAATTGTTGATGACACTTTGGAAATAACGCTGGGTCCAGCATGTGTTCAGGCAGCGGGGGACAGGAGGGCACTTGATCGCAATTCCTTCACAGAAAAGCTGGCTGAGGCATATGAAGCCTGTCGATACTGCCAAGGTCGAGATTGCCTGTTTTGCTGTAGAGACGGTCGTCGTGGTTTCCAGGGAGTGAAAATAAGAAGGCAACAAGAATCAGATGCAGTGACTGGACTGGAAATCCCTAGAATACACATTGATTTGGAAAAAAGAGCAGCTATTGCTGAAGAAATGGTGTCCAGTGCCATCGAGAAAGCCAAAAAGGAACTGAGCTGCACCAGTCTGAATGCAGACAGTGGGATCGGTCATGATGGCGCAAGCTTTGCAGAAAGTCTCACCACAGAAATTATGACATCCGCATTGTCCAACGTCTGCCAAACCGTCAATCTTGG TACCTCCAGAAGACAAGGCGTCAATGTGACGGAGTCAACGGTGAGTCAGCAGCTCAGTTTAAGTGTTGGTGATGACAGTCTCGGTAGTTGGTCCAATCTGAGTTTTGAAGAAGACCACCCAGATGAGAGCAGCAGCTTTCACCATCTAAGTGACAG TAATGGAAACAGCAGTAGCTGGAGCAGTCTGGGTTTAGAAGGCGAGGTTTATGAAGAGCATTTGTCCTTCTCTCCATCAGACAG TGACGGCACTGAAGAGAAGGAAGCTGAGGCCAAAGAGGATTCAGGCG GAGCGGTGCGAGTGGAGAGGGAACATGGGCTGGCAGAAAGAGCTCTGCTGGTGGTCAGTACAGACGTCCAGGGTCGAGCTGTGGACCCCCAGATGACGGCTGTGCTCCAGTGGATCGCTGCTTCTATGGCTGATCTGTCTTTAATGCAGCTGAGCCAGTTCTCAGCCCAGGAGCTGCAGCAG CTGCCGGCCGTAGCGCAGAGGCTGAGGGAGAGAGAGTTCAGGGTCGGTGACCTCCTCCAGGCTCTTCTGAGATATCTTGAAGAACGTCGCTCTGAGGAAGAGCTCGGGGACACAAGAAACGGCCACAAGAGCCTCTTCCAGTGGCTTCTGGAAAAACTGTAA